Proteins from one Setaria italica strain Yugu1 chromosome V, Setaria_italica_v2.0, whole genome shotgun sequence genomic window:
- the LOC101760589 gene encoding polygalacturonase At1g48100, which yields MWSSVVSVAFLAATLLCLALPAPAVAAARSTTLSVLSFGAAADGVTDDAEALVAAWQAACRVPRATVLLPSGHRFLVSPVTLQGPCSARLTLQVDGTVLAPPDMDSWPKPRRPLQWLNFKWLNGFTIQGAGTVDGQSITSLQNSSPANAPQRSTGHWHSSGAKPTLVRFYSSFNVTVRNIRISNSPQCHLKFDSSGSIKVKNVTISSPGDSLNTDGIHLQNTRDVEIRSSSIGCGDDCVSIQTGCSNVHMKNVVCNPGHGISVGGLGKDNSLACVSDVVAENINVQNALYAVRIKTWQGGVGSVRNITFSNVRVANVATPIAIDQFYCDRGGARCANRTGAVAIAGVAYRRVVGTYSFQPARLACSDARPCTGVTMVDVRLSPAAGAPGTVAPLCWNSYGEARGTMEPLGVGCLQRSNGYAMPLTQPFNYTC from the exons ATGTGGAGCTCCGTCGTCTCGGTTGCGTTCCTGGCCGCCACGCTCCTGTGCCtggcgctgccggcgccggcggtggccgcggcgaggTCGACGACGCTCAGCGTCCTGTCGTtcggagcggcggcggacggggtcACCGACGACGCCGAG GCGCTTGTAGCAGCTTGGCAAGCGGCATGCCGGGTCCCGCGGGCCACCGTGCTGCTGCCGTCCGGGCACCGGTTCCTCGTCTCGCCGGTCACGCTCCAGGGCCCCTGCAGCGCACGGCTCACGCTCCAGGTGGACGGCACCGTGCTGGCGCCGCCGGACATGGACTCCTGGCCCAAGCCCAGGAGGCCTCTCCAGTGGCTCAACTTCAAGTGGCTCAACGGCTTCACCATCCAGGGAGCTGGCACGGTCGACGGCCAGAGCATCACTTCGCTGCAGAATTCATCACCAGCTAACGCTCCTCAG AGATCTACTGGGCACTGGCATTCATCAGGAGCCAAGCCTACG CTTGTAAGGTTTTACAGCAGCTTCAATGTCACCGTGCGCAACATCAGGATCAGCAACAGCCCACAGTGCCACCTCAAGTTCGACAGCTCCGGAAGCATCAAGGTGAAGAACGTCACCATCTCTTCCCCCGGGGACAGCCTCAACACCGACGGCATCCATCTTCAGAACACCAGAGACGTCGAGATCAGGAGCTCCAGCATCGGCTGCG GCGATGACTGCGTGTCGATACAGACCGGGTGCTCAAATGTTCACATGAAGAATGTCGTCTGCAATCCAGGCCACGGAATCAG TGTGGGAGGACTCGGGAAGGACAACAGTCTGGCATGTGTCTCTGATGTAGTTGCAGAGAACATCAATGTGCAGAACGCTCTGTACGCCGTCAGGATCAAAACATGGCAG GGGGGCGTGGGCTCGGTGCGGAACATCACCTTCTCCAACGTCAGGGTGGCGAACGTGGCCACGCCGATCGCCATCGACCAGTTCTACtgcgaccggggcggcgcgcggtgcgCCAACCGTACCGGCGCCGTGGCCATCGCCGGCGTGGCGTACCGGCGCGTCGTCGGGACCTACTCGTTCCAGCCGGCGCGCCTGGCGTGCAGCGACGCCCGGCCGTGCACCGGCGTCACCATGGTGGACGTGCGcctgtcgccggcggcgggcgcgcccgGCACCGTGGCGCCGCTGTGCTGGAACTCCTACGGCGAGGCGCGGGGGACGATGGAGCCGCTCGGCGTCGGGTGCTTGCAGAGGAGCAACGGATACGCGATGCCACTGACCCAGCCTTTTAACTACACATGCTGA